One Lucilia cuprina isolate Lc7/37 chromosome 4, ASM2204524v1, whole genome shotgun sequence DNA segment encodes these proteins:
- the LOC111675439 gene encoding tachykinins isoform X2, translated as MAKTKKQQQLLVIYLTICLVIVSLLVNVDSVRALSLPLHGSGNMLQQQQQHQQQSQEQQQIDNNIQEHNYVMDQAKLRPTTIEPNNGGVLESEDDDISKENNSRDDLTSNQMILGHSYEPLNMVKRAPGGFVGMRGKKLYYDDEEINNIHDNDNRLPWSQLQNSEEDISWDEYAKPNVRRYKKTPTAFYGVRGKKFATMNGANPSNDNHRWQEFLQKLEEERVRDAILQNFVETLTGTQNDLPNEMSKRAPTGFTGVRGKRPVINDLDSSMETLTKRGLGNNAFVGVRGKKDVSHQTFKRSPSGAESLPGGSGKRQRFVDFNNKFVAVRGKKSSYDGMSAFNAIDNNRSPSSSAAMSLFYGKRAPNGFLGVRGKRPFTTDDILSVN; from the exons ATGGCCAAgacgaaaaaacaacaacaattactggtgatttatttaacaatatgttTGGTCATTGTATCACTGCTAGTGAATGTGGATAGTGTGAGGGCATTGAGTCTTCCACTACACGGAAGCGGAAAtatgttgcaacaacaacagcagcatcagCAACAATCACAAGAACAACAGCAGATCGATAACAATATACAGGAGCATAATTATGTTATG GATCAAGCGAAACTAAGACCTACAACAATAGAACCCAATAATGGTGGCGTTTTGGAAAGTGAAGACGATGACATTTCGAAGGAAAATAATTCAAGAGATGATTTAACTAGTAATCAAATGATTTTGGG TCATTCTTATGAGCCACTGAATATGGTCAAACGAGCACCTGGAGGTTTTGTGGGTATGCGTGGTAAAAAACTCTATTACGATGATGAGGAAATCAATAATATACACGATAATGATAATAGACTACCCTGGAGTCAATTGCAAAACTCCGAAGAAGATATTAGCTGGGACGAATACGCTAAACCAAATGTTAGACGTTACAAAAAAACACCTACAGCTTTTTATGGAGTACGTGGTAAAAAGTTTGCCACTATGAATGGTGCCAATCCCAGTAATGACAATCATCGTTGGCAAGAATTCTTACAAAAACTTGAAGAGGAGCGAGTACGAGAtgcaatattacaaaatttcgttGAGACTTTGACAGGCACACAAAATGATCTGCCCAACGAAATGTCAAAGAGAGCACCTACCGGTTTTACGGGAGTACGAGGCAAGAGACCAGTTATTAATGATTTAGATTCTTCAATGGAAACTTTAACGAAACGTGGTTTGGGCAATAATGCTTTTGTCGGTGTAAGGGGTAAAAAAGATGTGTCACATCAGACATTTAAGAGATCACCTTCGGGAGCAGAG tcTTTACCAGGCGGTAGTGGAAAACGTCAACGTTTCGTcgatttcaataataaatttgtagCTGTCCGCGGAAAGAAGAGTTCCTACGATGGTATGAGTGCGTTTAATGCCATCGACAATAACAGGTCACCATCGTCATCAGCAGCTATGAGTCTATTTTATGGTAAACGTGCACCCAACGGGTTTCTTGGTGTGAGAGGAAAACGTCCGTTTACAACTG
- the LOC111675439 gene encoding tachykinins isoform X1, with protein sequence MAKTKKQQQLLVIYLTICLVIVSLLVNVDSVRALSLPLHGSGNMLQQQQQHQQQSQEQQQIDNNIQEHNYVMDQAKLRPTTIEPNNGGVLESEDDDISKENNSRDDLTSNQMILGHSYEPLNMVKRAPGGFVGMRGKKLYYDDEEINNIHDNDNRLPWSQLQNSEEDISWDEYAKPNVRRYKKTPTAFYGVRGKKFATMNGANPSNDNHRWQEFLQKLEEERVRDAILQNFVETLTGTQNDLPNEMSKRAPTGFTGVRGKRPVINDLDSSMETLTKRGLGNNAFVGVRGKKDVSHQTFKRSPSGAERYFFVFWKKSLPGGSGKRQRFVDFNNKFVAVRGKKSSYDGMSAFNAIDNNRSPSSSAAMSLFYGKRAPNGFLGVRGKRPFTTDDILSVN encoded by the exons ATGGCCAAgacgaaaaaacaacaacaattactggtgatttatttaacaatatgttTGGTCATTGTATCACTGCTAGTGAATGTGGATAGTGTGAGGGCATTGAGTCTTCCACTACACGGAAGCGGAAAtatgttgcaacaacaacagcagcatcagCAACAATCACAAGAACAACAGCAGATCGATAACAATATACAGGAGCATAATTATGTTATG GATCAAGCGAAACTAAGACCTACAACAATAGAACCCAATAATGGTGGCGTTTTGGAAAGTGAAGACGATGACATTTCGAAGGAAAATAATTCAAGAGATGATTTAACTAGTAATCAAATGATTTTGGG TCATTCTTATGAGCCACTGAATATGGTCAAACGAGCACCTGGAGGTTTTGTGGGTATGCGTGGTAAAAAACTCTATTACGATGATGAGGAAATCAATAATATACACGATAATGATAATAGACTACCCTGGAGTCAATTGCAAAACTCCGAAGAAGATATTAGCTGGGACGAATACGCTAAACCAAATGTTAGACGTTACAAAAAAACACCTACAGCTTTTTATGGAGTACGTGGTAAAAAGTTTGCCACTATGAATGGTGCCAATCCCAGTAATGACAATCATCGTTGGCAAGAATTCTTACAAAAACTTGAAGAGGAGCGAGTACGAGAtgcaatattacaaaatttcgttGAGACTTTGACAGGCACACAAAATGATCTGCCCAACGAAATGTCAAAGAGAGCACCTACCGGTTTTACGGGAGTACGAGGCAAGAGACCAGTTATTAATGATTTAGATTCTTCAATGGAAACTTTAACGAAACGTGGTTTGGGCAATAATGCTTTTGTCGGTGTAAGGGGTAAAAAAGATGTGTCACATCAGACATTTAAGAGATCACCTTCGGGAGCAGAG cgctatttctttgttttttggaaaaagtcTTTACCAGGCGGTAGTGGAAAACGTCAACGTTTCGTcgatttcaataataaatttgtagCTGTCCGCGGAAAGAAGAGTTCCTACGATGGTATGAGTGCGTTTAATGCCATCGACAATAACAGGTCACCATCGTCATCAGCAGCTATGAGTCTATTTTATGGTAAACGTGCACCCAACGGGTTTCTTGGTGTGAGAGGAAAACGTCCGTTTACAACTG
- the LOC111675449 gene encoding beta-galactosidase, whose protein sequence is MMSWNVVHWLCAVVCLQVILFQIADSKRTFEVDWANDRFLKDGEPFRFIAGSFHYFRAHPDTWQRKLRTMRAGGLNAVTTYVEWSLHNPKEGVYVWDGIANLERFIKYAIDEDLLVILRPGPYICAERDFGGFPYWLLTKYPGIQLRTADINYLFEVRLWYAQLMAKMTPYLYGNGGPIIMVQVENEYGSFYACDKKYRTWLRDETLAHVKDNAVLFTNDGPSVLYCGHIDGVLATMDFGATSNVTTYWNKLRRIQPRGPLVNAEYYPGWLTHWSEKIAEVPVNPLKKSLTDMLDDGASVNFYMYYGGTNFGFTAGANDMGPGRYQPDITSYDYDAPMTEAGDPTTKYFALRDVIARYLPLPKVPVPEPLPKKKYGTIKLQQCCTLLSAEARKRLSTGIVTADKPKTFEALNQYSGLVLYETFLPATKHDPAILHVPGLHDRAYVYVDDEFVGILSREIPVYDLPISISAGKKLQLFVENQGRINYGPIIDFKGIISDVMFDNKVLKNWNMTKYPLESYEDIETLIEKQGSKLNEIDSVNMLQNGPTIFYGSFQIRDLKPYDTYVDTTGWSKGLLFVNGENLGRYWPVVGPQITLYVPAEVLKVGVNNIVLIEYQRASSSSEITFTDEPNFGSSKKY, encoded by the exons ATGATGTCCTGGAATGTGGTCCATTGGTTATGTGCCGTTGTTTGCCTACaggtaattttatttcaaattgccGATAGTAAACGCACATTCGAAGTAGATTGGGCCAACGATAGATTTCTAAAAGATGGTGAACCTTTCCGTTTTATAGCGGGTTCATTTCATTATTTCCGCGCACATCCGGACACTTGGCAACGGAAATTGCGAACAATGCGTGCCGGTGGTTTAAATGCAGTTACAAC ttATGTGGAATGGTCCTTACATAACCCCAAAGAGGGTGTTTATGTCTGGGATGGTATTGCCAATTTGGAACGTTTTATCAAGTATGCCATTGATGAAGATTTACTAGTTATTCTAAGACCTGGTCCATATATTTGTGCTGAACGTGatttt ggTGGTTTTCCTTATTGGCTTTTGACAAAATATCCGGGAATTCAGTTGCGTACGGCCGATATAA ATTACCTATTTGAAGTCCGCTTATGGTATGCCCAATTAATGGCCAAGATGACACCTTATTTGTATGGAAATGGTGGACCTATTATAATGGTGCAAGTTGAAAATGAATATGGTTCATTCTATGCCTGTGATAAAAAATATCGCACTTGGCTGCGTGATGAAACATTGGCACATGTTAAAGACAATGCTGTTCTATTTACCAACGATGGACCCAGTGTTTTGTATTGTGGTCATATTGATGGTGTTTTAGCGACAATGGATTTTGGGGCTACAAGTAATGTGACAACTTATTGGAATAAATTAAGGCGTATACAACCAAGAGGACCATTGGTAAATGCTGAATATTATCCCGGTTGGTTGACACATTGGAGCGAAAAAATAGCCGAGGTTCCTGTAAATCCCCTAAAGAAATCATTAAC TGACATGTTAGATGATGGAGCGAGTGTAAACTTCTACATGTATTATGGCGGCACAAATTTCGGTTTTACCGCCGGTGCTAATGATATGGGACCTGGACGTTATCAACCGGATATTACTTCCTATGACTACGATGCTCCCATGACTGAAGCCGGAGATcccacaacaaaatattttgcctTAAGAGATGTTATAGCTCGCTATTTACCTCTTCCGAAAGTACCAGTTCCCGAACCACTGCCTAAAAAGAAATATGGTACCATTAAACTGCAACAATGTTGTACCTTACTCTCGGCAGAAGCTCGTAAACGTTTATCTACGGGTATAGTAACAGCCGATAAGCCCAAAACATTTGAGGCTCTTAATCAATATTCAGGTCTAGTACTTTATGAGACCTTTTTGCCAGCGACCAAACATGATCCAGCCATTTTGCATGTGCCCGGTTTACATGATCGTGCCTACGTTTATGTAGATGATGAATTTGTGGGTATTTTATCGCGTGAGATTCCCGTCTACGATTTACCCATATCAATAAGTGCTGGTAAAAAGTTGCAATTGTTTGTGGAAAATCAGGGACGCATTAATTATGGTCCCATAATTGATTTTAAGGGCATTATTTCTGACGTTATGTTCGATAATAAGGTTTTGAAAAATTGGAACATGACCAAATATCCTCTAGAATCATATGAAGATATTGAGACATTAATCGAAAAGCAGGGTTCTAAACTGAACGAAATTGATTCAGTTAATATGTTACAAAATGGTCCTACTATTTTCTATGGTTCCTTCCAAATAAGAGATTTAAAACCGTACGACACTTATGTGGACACCACGGGCTGGAGCAAAGGGTTACTATTTGTGAATGGTGAAAACTTGGGTCGCTATTGGCCGGTGGTTGGTCCGCAAATAACCTTATATGTGCCGGCAGAAGTACTTAAGGTTGGTGTTAATAATATTGTACTTATTGAATATCAACGTGCCTCCTCGTCGAGTGAGATAACATTTACGGATGAACCAAATTTTGGCAGCTCaaagaaatattga